A genomic segment from Halomonas sp. GD1P12 encodes:
- a CDS encoding fluoride efflux transporter FluC, translating to MKGIAAYLAVGVGTALGSVCRYAVSLLALAGLGNALPWGTLLVNALGSALIGWLSTRMAQAPNSGLARWQPFWVTGFCAGFTTFSLFSLELLTLFKLHGWLAGAYALTSVALWLLGAGLGQRLAKAQG from the coding sequence ATGAAGGGGATAGCGGCGTACCTGGCCGTCGGCGTGGGGACCGCGCTTGGCAGCGTGTGTCGCTACGCGGTGTCGCTACTGGCGCTGGCCGGGCTGGGCAACGCTCTGCCCTGGGGGACGCTTCTGGTCAACGCGCTGGGCTCGGCTCTAATCGGCTGGCTCTCGACCCGAATGGCGCAGGCCCCGAATAGCGGCCTGGCACGCTGGCAGCCGTTCTGGGTGACCGGCTTTTGCGCCGGGTTCACCACCTTCTCGCTTTTCAGCCTCGAGCTTCTCACGCTGTTCAAGCTTCACGGCTGGCTCGCCGGCGCCTATGCCCTGACAAGCGTGGCGCTCTGGCTTTTGGGTGCCGGGCTTGGCCAGCGGCTGGCCAAGGCGCAGGGCTAA
- the hexR gene encoding transcriptional regulator HexR, whose translation MAHDLLDRLRERLNDLNRSEFKVANVIMDDPVAATSLSIASLAQAAGVSEPTVNRFCRNFGAKGYPDFKIKLAQSLAGGTPYVTRAVEPGDSATQYTPKIFGATIAALKEAERQVDMAAIERMVDYLTQAKHIHFFGLGASGAVAQDAQHKFFRFNLPVMAYIDVLMQRMVAAACHTGDVIVIISYTGRTRELVDIAKLGRAAGAVVLGITAPHSPLANECTATLDVATPEDTDHYMPMTSRVIQLTLIDALATGVTLRRGEDFLPHLKKIKESLRETRFPLE comes from the coding sequence ATGGCCCACGATCTCCTCGACCGCCTGCGCGAACGGCTCAACGATCTAAACCGCTCGGAGTTCAAGGTGGCCAACGTCATCATGGACGACCCGGTGGCCGCCACGAGCCTGAGCATTGCAAGCCTGGCCCAGGCCGCCGGGGTCAGCGAGCCAACGGTGAACCGGTTTTGCCGCAACTTCGGGGCCAAGGGCTATCCGGACTTCAAGATCAAGCTGGCTCAGAGCCTGGCCGGCGGCACGCCCTACGTGACCCGCGCGGTCGAGCCTGGTGACAGCGCCACCCAGTACACGCCGAAAATCTTTGGCGCTACGATCGCCGCGCTCAAGGAGGCCGAGCGCCAGGTCGACATGGCCGCGATCGAGCGCATGGTCGACTACCTGACCCAGGCCAAGCACATCCACTTTTTTGGCCTTGGCGCCTCCGGCGCGGTCGCTCAGGACGCGCAGCACAAGTTCTTTCGCTTCAACCTGCCGGTCATGGCCTATATCGACGTGCTGATGCAGCGTATGGTGGCCGCGGCCTGCCACACAGGCGACGTGATCGTGATCATCTCCTACACCGGGCGCACCCGAGAGCTCGTCGATATCGCCAAACTCGGGCGCGCCGCCGGCGCGGTGGTGCTGGGCATCACCGCCCCCCACTCGCCGCTTGCCAACGAGTGCACGGCAACGCTGGATGTCGCCACCCCGGAGGACACCGACCACTACATGCCGATGACCTCGCGGGTCATCCAGCTTACCCTGATCGATGCGCTGGCCACCGGTGTGACGCTGCGCCGCGGTGAGGATTTCCTGCCGCACCTCAAGAAAATCAAGGAGAGCCTGCGCGAGACGCGCTTTCCGCTGGAGTAG
- a CDS encoding 2-isopropylmalate synthase codes for MSAFDHRKYRPAPRVPAFDRTWPDKDLDRAPIWVSEDLRDGNQALLEPMTVEQKKRFWHQIVKVGIKEVMVGFPSASQPDYDFVRWLIDEDQIPEDVTIAVLVQCREHLIEKTFESLVGVKRAIIHLYNSTSTVQRERVFEMDRGGITDIAVQGATWVKTYADQYPDVEWRFEYTPESFSSTEIDFSLSICEAVMDVWQPTPETRCILNLPTTVEVAGPHHHADQIEYFCQHISRRDSVIISVHTHNDRGGAVASAELALLAGADRVEGTLLGNGERTGNMDIVTLAMNLYSQGIDPELDLSNPDEIVQVVQECTGITMHPRHPWVGEMVYTAFSGSHQDAIRKSLKHQKDDEPWQVAYLPIDPRDIGRDYQAVIRVNSQSGKGGMAFLLERDYGINLPRWMMLALAPYVQQESEKRASELSSEMVRQVMFDHFSHQAPLALADYRLSKGQNEGIEVTLTQGDDTLRLEGTGNGAMSAFTHAWRQHAGSHVAIVDYSEHSLGGDSEANAIAFVQLNVDGQRICAVAEDSDTVSASLKALLSGINAAQTQASQDTLTRSENATV; via the coding sequence ATGTCTGCCTTCGATCATCGCAAGTACCGCCCCGCTCCCCGCGTTCCCGCTTTCGACCGCACCTGGCCGGACAAGGATCTCGACCGCGCTCCGATCTGGGTGAGCGAAGATTTGCGCGACGGCAATCAGGCGCTGCTGGAGCCGATGACTGTGGAGCAGAAAAAACGCTTTTGGCACCAGATCGTCAAGGTGGGCATCAAGGAAGTAATGGTCGGCTTTCCCTCGGCCAGCCAACCCGACTATGACTTCGTGCGCTGGTTGATCGACGAGGACCAGATCCCCGAGGACGTGACCATCGCGGTGCTGGTGCAGTGCCGCGAGCACCTGATCGAGAAGACCTTCGAGTCACTGGTCGGCGTCAAGCGCGCGATCATCCACCTTTACAACTCCACCTCCACCGTGCAGCGCGAGCGCGTTTTCGAGATGGATCGCGGCGGCATTACCGATATTGCCGTGCAGGGCGCGACGTGGGTCAAAACCTACGCCGACCAGTACCCGGACGTCGAGTGGCGCTTCGAGTACACCCCGGAGAGCTTCTCGAGCACCGAAATCGACTTTTCGCTGTCGATCTGCGAGGCGGTCATGGACGTTTGGCAGCCGACCCCGGAAACCCGCTGCATTCTGAACCTGCCGACCACCGTGGAAGTGGCCGGCCCGCACCACCACGCCGATCAGATCGAGTACTTCTGTCAGCATATTAGCCGCCGAGATAGCGTGATTATTTCGGTACATACTCACAATGATCGCGGCGGCGCGGTGGCCTCCGCCGAGCTTGCGCTGTTGGCCGGCGCCGACCGGGTCGAGGGCACGCTGCTGGGCAACGGCGAGCGCACCGGCAACATGGACATCGTCACGCTGGCCATGAACCTCTACAGCCAGGGCATCGACCCGGAACTCGATTTGTCCAACCCGGACGAAATCGTGCAGGTCGTGCAGGAGTGCACCGGTATCACCATGCACCCGCGCCACCCCTGGGTCGGCGAGATGGTCTACACGGCGTTTTCGGGAAGCCACCAGGATGCCATTCGCAAGTCGCTCAAGCACCAGAAGGACGACGAGCCCTGGCAGGTGGCGTATCTGCCGATCGACCCGCGCGATATCGGCCGCGACTATCAGGCAGTGATTCGTGTCAACAGCCAGTCCGGCAAGGGCGGCATGGCGTTTTTGCTCGAACGCGATTACGGCATCAACCTGCCGCGCTGGATGATGCTGGCGCTCGCCCCCTACGTGCAGCAGGAGAGCGAGAAGCGCGCCAGCGAGCTTTCAAGCGAAATGGTCCGCCAGGTGATGTTCGATCACTTTAGTCATCAAGCACCGCTGGCGCTTGCCGACTACCGCCTTTCAAAGGGTCAAAACGAAGGTATCGAGGTCACGCTGACGCAAGGCGACGACACGCTGCGCTTGGAAGGCACCGGCAACGGCGCCATGTCCGCCTTTACCCACGCCTGGCGCCAGCACGCCGGCAGCCACGTGGCGATCGTCGATTACAGCGAACACTCGCTGGGCGGCGATAGCGAAGCCAACGCCATCGCGTTCGTGCAGCTCAACGTCGACGGCCAGCGCATCTGCGCGGTCGCCGAGGACAGCGACACGGTGAGCGCCTCGCTCAAGGCACTGCTGTCGGGCATCAACGCCGCCCAGACCCAGGCAAGCCAGGACACGTTGACACGCAGCGAAAACGCGACCGTCTGA
- a CDS encoding universal stress protein — MTEHVFAAIDDSRFAQSVSEYGAWASLALKAPLSLLHVIDNHSGVPGEQDLSGNLSLGSQEQLMETLSSFDERRARENRKRSKALLEQAGTWAKAQGAQANARQLNGTFVETLLELESKTRLLVLGKQGASHSQREELGEHIEALVRRIHRPVLIVPPTFTPPKRVLIAFDGSQTARKGVEMLARSPLFSGAECHVLIVGAATGEHTSELDWALETLTAGEHQAKGAIRAGDVDQTLETYMAEHAIDLMVMGAFGHSRLKHLLMGSTTTKMLRRAATPVLVLR, encoded by the coding sequence ATGACCGAGCACGTATTTGCCGCCATCGACGACTCGCGTTTTGCCCAGAGCGTTAGTGAGTACGGCGCCTGGGCGAGCCTTGCGCTAAAGGCACCGCTGAGCCTTTTGCACGTGATCGACAACCACTCCGGCGTGCCCGGCGAGCAGGACCTTTCCGGCAATCTGTCGCTGGGCTCTCAGGAGCAGCTGATGGAAACGCTCTCGAGTTTCGATGAACGGCGCGCACGGGAAAATCGCAAGCGCAGCAAGGCGCTGTTGGAGCAGGCCGGTACCTGGGCAAAAGCGCAGGGGGCCCAGGCCAATGCGCGCCAGCTCAACGGCACCTTCGTCGAAACGCTTTTGGAGCTCGAAAGCAAAACGCGGCTTCTAGTACTGGGCAAGCAGGGCGCCAGCCATAGCCAACGCGAGGAGCTCGGTGAGCATATCGAAGCGCTGGTTCGCCGCATCCACCGCCCGGTGCTGATCGTGCCGCCCACATTCACGCCGCCCAAACGCGTGCTGATCGCCTTCGACGGCAGTCAAACGGCGCGCAAGGGGGTCGAAATGCTGGCGCGCTCGCCGCTGTTTAGCGGCGCCGAGTGCCATGTGTTGATCGTGGGCGCGGCGACCGGCGAGCACACAAGCGAGCTCGACTGGGCGCTCGAGACACTCACCGCCGGTGAACACCAGGCGAAAGGCGCGATTCGCGCCGGCGATGTCGACCAGACGCTCGAGACCTACATGGCCGAGCATGCCATCGATCTTATGGTGATGGGCGCGTTTGGACACTCACGGCTCAAGCATTTGCTCATGGGGAGTACCACGACGAAAATGCTACGCCGCGCTGCCACGCCGGTACTGGTGCTGCGCTAG
- a CDS encoding RidA family protein, with amino-acid sequence MSTQRHDTKARMSRAVIHQGVAYLCGQVAGPDARQGDITEQTKSMLARVDALLEEIGSSREQLLSATVYLKDGGDVAAMNAVWDAWVPEGHAPARTCVCAPLPANELKVEITVTAAVSQ; translated from the coding sequence ATGTCCACCCAGCGTCACGATACCAAAGCGCGCATGAGCCGCGCCGTCATCCATCAGGGGGTGGCCTACCTGTGTGGCCAGGTCGCCGGACCCGATGCGCGTCAGGGCGATATCACCGAGCAGACGAAAAGCATGCTGGCACGCGTCGATGCCCTGCTCGAGGAGATCGGCTCCAGTCGCGAGCAGCTTTTGAGTGCGACGGTTTATCTCAAGGATGGCGGCGACGTCGCGGCGATGAACGCGGTGTGGGATGCCTGGGTGCCGGAAGGCCATGCGCCAGCGCGCACCTGCGTCTGCGCGCCGCTGCCCGCCAACGAGCTCAAGGTCGAAATCACCGTGACGGCCGCCGTTAGCCAGTAG
- a CDS encoding Lrp/AsnC family transcriptional regulator, which translates to MLPVPLELDRYDRHILDVLQQEGRISNQLLAERIGLSPSPCLRRVRALEEHGLIAGYRAEVDARQLGFDLMVLLHIAMDQHTQERFDNFERQVREIPNVIECLIITGQAADFQLKILIRDMDEYQHLLLHVINRIEGVTGAHTSFVLRRVFEHRPVPTCR; encoded by the coding sequence ATGCTGCCCGTTCCGCTGGAACTCGATCGCTATGATCGGCACATTCTCGACGTGCTGCAGCAAGAGGGGCGTATCAGCAATCAGCTGCTCGCCGAGCGCATCGGGCTTTCACCGTCGCCGTGTCTTCGCCGGGTGCGCGCGCTCGAGGAGCATGGCCTGATCGCGGGCTACCGCGCCGAGGTCGATGCGCGCCAGCTCGGCTTCGATTTGATGGTGCTTCTGCACATCGCCATGGATCAGCACACCCAGGAGCGTTTTGATAACTTCGAGCGCCAGGTGCGCGAGATCCCCAACGTCATCGAGTGTCTGATCATTACCGGTCAGGCCGCGGACTTTCAGCTCAAGATCCTGATTCGCGATATGGACGAGTATCAGCATTTGCTGCTGCACGTCATCAACCGCATCGAAGGCGTCACCGGCGCGCATACGAGCTTCGTGCTGCGCCGGGTTTTCGAGCACCGTCCCGTGCCTACGTGCCGCTAG
- a CDS encoding PAS domain-containing methyl-accepting chemotaxis protein, which yields MLTFIKHDALPLALQEHTASIHFSPNGTILDASPIFLQKIGYQLDDIVGQHHSIFCPVEETSSANYQRFWSALANGEPQQGSFRRISAAGEDIWLEAIYLPVRNRRGKVEKIVKIASDISTRHQSAQSHSAVLRALDSSMAVIEFAPDGTVLNANANFERVMGYKSEQLKGQHHRLFCTPDFVSQLPAFWAALASGQFKQGKFERLDSQGQSVWLEATYNPVYDSHNNVVKIVKFATDITRAVREGEAARRAVLNAQSTSSQTEQIAQNGLTHLHRVIEESRQAARTLADAQQLMTALNKQAQTINKITAAIAKIANQTNLLSLNAAVEAARAGERGRGFAVVANEVRQLAKGSSEAVEEITRVLRENSELVERTSLAVSQVVEQGKTSQASVGEIETIVNEILAGARGVSDSVERLALQSV from the coding sequence ATGCTCACCTTCATCAAGCACGACGCCTTGCCTCTGGCGCTTCAGGAACACACCGCCAGTATTCATTTCTCACCCAATGGCACCATCCTGGATGCAAGTCCCATCTTTTTACAAAAGATCGGCTATCAGCTGGACGATATCGTCGGCCAGCACCACAGCATTTTTTGCCCAGTGGAGGAGACTTCCTCGGCGAATTATCAGCGCTTTTGGAGCGCACTGGCCAACGGTGAGCCGCAGCAGGGCAGCTTTCGGCGTATCAGCGCCGCTGGCGAGGATATTTGGCTCGAAGCGATCTACCTGCCGGTGAGAAACCGTCGCGGCAAGGTAGAGAAGATCGTCAAGATCGCCAGCGACATTTCCACGCGTCACCAATCCGCCCAAAGCCACAGCGCCGTTCTCCGCGCGCTCGATAGCTCCATGGCGGTCATCGAGTTCGCACCCGACGGCACCGTTTTGAACGCCAACGCCAACTTCGAGCGCGTCATGGGCTACAAGAGTGAGCAGCTCAAGGGCCAGCACCATCGCCTCTTCTGCACGCCGGATTTTGTCTCTCAGCTGCCGGCATTCTGGGCAGCGCTTGCCAGCGGTCAGTTCAAGCAGGGCAAGTTCGAGCGTCTTGACAGCCAGGGCCAAAGCGTATGGCTCGAGGCCACCTACAACCCGGTTTACGACAGCCATAACAACGTCGTCAAGATCGTCAAGTTCGCCACCGACATCACACGTGCCGTTAGGGAGGGCGAGGCCGCCCGCCGCGCGGTGTTGAACGCCCAAAGCACGTCCAGCCAGACCGAGCAGATCGCCCAGAACGGCTTGACGCACCTTCACCGGGTGATCGAGGAGTCACGCCAGGCGGCCCGGACCCTGGCCGATGCCCAGCAGCTCATGACCGCGCTCAACAAGCAGGCGCAAACGATCAACAAGATCACCGCTGCGATCGCCAAAATCGCCAATCAGACCAACCTTTTGTCACTGAACGCGGCCGTGGAAGCGGCGCGAGCGGGGGAACGGGGGCGCGGTTTCGCCGTGGTCGCCAACGAAGTGCGCCAGCTGGCCAAGGGCTCCAGTGAAGCGGTCGAAGAGATTACTCGCGTGCTCAGAGAAAACAGCGAGCTGGTCGAGCGTACGAGCCTCGCCGTCTCCCAGGTGGTCGAGCAGGGTAAAACCAGCCAGGCAAGCGTGGGAGAGATCGAGACCATCGTCAACGAGATCCTTGCTGGCGCGCGCGGCGTATCGGACTCCGTCGAACGGCTGGCACTTCAATCGGTGTGA
- a CDS encoding EAL domain-containing protein, whose translation MKLAQKHLLVVDDNAINVELLTDLLEEHGYDNVHGLSDSREVLGYCQRHCPDLILLDIRMPHLDGYAVTEALKAHCGEALPPIIVLTAQIDDETRHRALALGVRDFITKPFKHDDVMQRIRNTLELEQRYQRSTRQAQSFKRLADEHSQALDQQLRTDTITQLPNRRAMTHALERAARDKAPTGLLFIAIDQLDDVVRLHGYAIADQLLLHVSQQLQNQLQSDVTLGIWGGSELLVILPETSHERLTGRAIHLLECFNQDQALEDLLLPLGARIGISSAHQGFDPERLVHMAALALPQKNAPVRVQSYNEELETLQRQRLRLQQSIRGATERGEISLAFQPKISLSDDRVIGAEALIRWDHPTLGRVSPAEFIPLAEASGDILAIGEWVIEEALRHIVAWRHQGLLNDQFHIAVNVAARQLARRDFADTLLKTLETYEVPTDFLSLEVTESGLLSDMHNARLQLAKLAQFNIAVAIDDFGTGHSSLAYIKTLPFSTLKIDRAFVMDLEDTEVDRHLALAITRLAHAVGCDVVAEGIETKPQADYLRSIGCEAAQGYYYARPLPADEFFDWCAQWGDAHPSTNALEPTWPTISSTACANGSTI comes from the coding sequence ATGAAACTGGCCCAAAAGCACCTGCTGGTCGTGGATGACAACGCCATCAATGTCGAGCTTCTGACCGACCTGCTCGAGGAGCACGGCTACGACAACGTACACGGCCTGAGCGATTCCCGCGAGGTACTCGGCTACTGCCAACGCCACTGCCCCGATCTGATTTTGCTCGATATTCGCATGCCGCACCTGGACGGCTACGCGGTCACCGAGGCGCTCAAGGCGCACTGCGGCGAGGCGCTACCTCCCATCATCGTGCTCACCGCGCAAATCGATGACGAAACGCGCCACCGCGCGCTGGCCTTGGGCGTTAGAGATTTCATTACCAAGCCGTTCAAACATGACGACGTAATGCAGCGTATTCGCAACACGCTGGAGCTCGAACAGCGCTATCAACGCAGCACCCGTCAGGCGCAGAGCTTCAAGCGCCTGGCTGACGAGCACTCTCAGGCGCTGGACCAGCAGCTGCGCACGGATACCATCACCCAACTGCCCAATCGGCGAGCGATGACCCATGCGCTCGAGCGCGCTGCCCGCGACAAGGCGCCGACCGGACTTTTGTTCATCGCCATCGACCAGCTCGACGATGTCGTGCGCCTTCACGGTTACGCCATCGCCGATCAGCTGCTGCTTCACGTTAGCCAACAGCTTCAGAACCAGCTGCAAAGCGATGTCACCCTCGGCATCTGGGGCGGCAGCGAGCTTCTGGTCATCCTGCCCGAAACGAGTCACGAGCGGCTGACCGGCCGGGCCATTCATCTGCTGGAGTGCTTCAACCAGGACCAGGCGCTGGAGGATTTGTTGCTACCGCTGGGGGCCAGAATCGGTATCAGCAGCGCCCATCAGGGCTTTGATCCGGAGCGGCTGGTACACATGGCGGCGCTGGCGTTGCCACAGAAAAACGCCCCCGTGCGCGTGCAAAGCTATAACGAAGAGCTCGAAACCCTTCAGCGTCAGCGGCTGCGCCTACAGCAGTCGATTCGTGGCGCCACCGAGCGCGGTGAGATCAGCCTCGCCTTCCAGCCCAAGATCTCGCTGTCGGACGACCGCGTGATCGGCGCCGAGGCGCTGATCCGCTGGGACCATCCCACGCTTGGGCGCGTTTCGCCGGCGGAGTTCATCCCGCTGGCCGAGGCCAGCGGCGATATTCTCGCCATCGGCGAATGGGTCATCGAAGAGGCGCTTCGTCACATCGTGGCCTGGCGCCATCAGGGGCTTTTGAACGACCAGTTTCATATCGCGGTCAACGTCGCCGCCCGCCAGCTCGCCCGACGCGACTTCGCCGACACATTGCTCAAAACGCTCGAGACCTACGAGGTACCGACGGACTTTCTCTCATTGGAGGTGACCGAGTCCGGGCTTTTGAGCGACATGCACAACGCCCGCCTGCAGCTTGCCAAGCTCGCCCAGTTCAACATCGCCGTGGCCATCGACGATTTTGGCACCGGCCACTCATCGCTTGCCTATATCAAAACACTGCCCTTCTCGACGCTGAAGATCGATCGCGCCTTCGTCATGGATCTGGAGGATACGGAGGTCGACCGACACCTGGCGCTGGCGATCACGCGGCTGGCCCACGCCGTGGGGTGCGACGTGGTCGCCGAGGGCATCGAAACCAAGCCCCAGGCGGATTACCTGCGCTCCATTGGTTGTGAGGCGGCGCAGGGGTATTATTATGCCCGCCCCCTGCCCGCCGATGAGTTCTTCGACTGGTGCGCGCAGTGGGGAGACGCCCACCCTTCGACGAATGCTCTGGAACCCACATGGCCCACGATCTCCTCGACCGCCTGCGCGAACGGCTCAACGATCTAA
- a CDS encoding SulP family inorganic anion transporter: MALFNKYEWFSNIKGDTLSGIVVALALIPEAIAFSIIAGVDPKVGLYASFCIAVIIAFTGGRPGMISAATGAMALLMVTLVREHGLEYLLAATLLTGVLQIAAGYLKLAELMRFVSRSVVTGFVNALAILIFMAQLPELTDVTWHVYAMTAAGLGIIYLFPYLPVMGKSLPSPLVCIVVLTIVYLVSGIDIRTVGDMGELPDTLPVFLWPDVPLNVDTLAIIFPYAVMMAVVGLLESMMTATIVDDLTDTPSDKNRECKGQGVANIGAGLLGGMAGCAMIGQSVINIKSGGRTRLSTLIAGVVLLIMVVFLSDWVSQIPMAALVAVMIMVSIGTFSWASIRDLKKHPMSTNIVMLATVAVTVGTHNLALGVFVGVLLAALFFANKVGNIMAVSSARTHEGTREYRVIGQVFFASSQRFIANFDIKESLDHVVIDLSRAHFWDITSVQALDRVVIKFRREGTSVELKGLSEASATVVDRYAVHDDPEAVEKLMGDH; the protein is encoded by the coding sequence ATGGCGCTTTTCAACAAGTACGAATGGTTTTCCAACATCAAGGGCGATACGCTTTCAGGCATCGTGGTGGCGCTTGCGCTGATTCCCGAAGCGATCGCCTTTTCGATCATCGCCGGCGTCGACCCCAAGGTGGGGCTTTACGCTTCATTTTGCATCGCGGTGATCATCGCCTTCACCGGCGGGCGGCCTGGCATGATTTCGGCGGCGACGGGCGCGATGGCGCTGTTGATGGTGACGCTGGTACGCGAGCACGGCCTCGAGTATCTGCTGGCGGCTACGCTTTTGACCGGCGTTCTACAGATCGCGGCAGGCTATTTGAAACTCGCCGAGCTGATGCGTTTCGTTTCGCGCTCGGTGGTCACGGGCTTCGTCAACGCGCTGGCGATTCTGATCTTCATGGCACAGCTGCCCGAGCTCACCGATGTAACCTGGCACGTCTACGCCATGACGGCGGCAGGGCTTGGCATCATCTATCTCTTTCCCTATCTGCCGGTGATGGGTAAATCGCTGCCGTCGCCGCTCGTTTGCATCGTGGTGCTGACCATTGTTTACCTGGTCAGCGGCATCGACATTCGCACGGTGGGTGACATGGGCGAGCTGCCCGATACGCTGCCGGTGTTTTTGTGGCCGGACGTGCCTTTGAATGTCGACACCCTCGCGATCATCTTCCCCTACGCTGTGATGATGGCGGTAGTGGGGCTTCTGGAGTCGATGATGACCGCGACCATCGTCGACGACCTGACCGACACGCCCAGCGACAAGAACCGCGAGTGCAAGGGGCAGGGCGTGGCGAACATCGGCGCGGGGCTTTTGGGCGGCATGGCGGGCTGCGCGATGATCGGCCAGTCGGTGATCAACATCAAATCCGGCGGGCGCACGCGGCTCTCGACCCTGATTGCCGGGGTAGTGCTTTTGATCATGGTGGTGTTCTTGTCCGATTGGGTATCGCAGATTCCCATGGCGGCGCTGGTCGCAGTGATGATCATGGTCTCCATCGGTACCTTTAGCTGGGCCTCGATCCGCGATCTGAAAAAACACCCCATGAGCACTAATATCGTCATGCTGGCCACCGTGGCGGTCACCGTGGGCACCCACAACCTGGCGCTTGGCGTATTCGTCGGCGTGCTGCTGGCGGCGCTGTTCTTTGCCAACAAGGTAGGCAACATCATGGCCGTGTCGAGCGCCAGGACCCATGAAGGGACGCGAGAGTATCGCGTCATCGGCCAGGTGTTCTTCGCCTCGTCGCAGCGCTTCATCGCCAACTTCGATATCAAGGAGAGTCTCGATCACGTCGTCATCGACTTATCGCGCGCCCATTTTTGGGATATAACCTCGGTACAGGCGCTTGACCGGGTAGTGATCAAGTTTCGCCGTGAAGGCACGAGCGTGGAGCTCAAGGGGCTGTCCGAGGCAAGCGCGACCGTGGTCGACCGCTACGCCGTTCACGACGACCCGGAAGCCGTCGAAAAGCTGATGGGCGACCACTAA
- a CDS encoding peroxiredoxin yields the protein MSLRINAVVPDFDAETSQGAIRFHDWIGDNWAILFSHPKDFTPVCTTEFGAVATLNDEWKKRGTKVIGVSVDGVEDHKRWAGDIETYSGSAVGFPIIADEGLEVSKLFDMLPEDAYLPDGRTPADSATVRSVFIIGPDKKLKLSMTYPMSVGRNFAEILRALDALQATEKHGVATPADWTVGQDVIIPPSVSNDDARDKFGEFDAVLPYLRKTRLK from the coding sequence ATGTCACTACGTATCAACGCCGTCGTTCCGGATTTTGACGCCGAGACTAGCCAGGGCGCGATCCGCTTTCACGACTGGATCGGCGATAACTGGGCGATTCTGTTTTCGCACCCGAAGGATTTCACCCCGGTATGCACGACCGAGTTTGGCGCGGTTGCCACGCTCAATGACGAGTGGAAAAAGCGCGGCACCAAAGTGATCGGTGTCTCCGTGGATGGCGTCGAGGATCACAAGCGCTGGGCGGGAGATATCGAAACCTACAGCGGAAGCGCGGTCGGCTTTCCGATCATTGCCGACGAAGGGCTGGAGGTCTCCAAGCTTTTTGACATGCTGCCGGAAGACGCCTACCTGCCCGATGGGCGCACCCCGGCAGACAGCGCCACGGTGCGCTCGGTGTTCATCATTGGCCCGGACAAAAAGCTCAAACTGTCGATGACCTACCCGATGTCCGTGGGGCGTAATTTCGCGGAGATCCTGCGGGCCCTCGATGCGCTGCAGGCGACCGAAAAGCACGGCGTGGCCACCCCGGCAGACTGGACCGTAGGTCAGGATGTGATCATCCCGCCGAGCGTCTCCAATGACGATGCCAGGGATAAATTTGGCGAGTTCGACGCGGTACTGCCTTACTTACGTAAAACGCGCCTCAAGTAA
- a CDS encoding fluoride efflux transporter FluC — protein MGHGGIQTVINIALLALGAGLGGMGRLAVTRLAARHLAMDFPWGTLAVNASGALVAGALLGHYGFAPLSNSPVGLLLIGGLLGGYTTVSSLSLQTLTLWQDRQPRTAIAYLAGTLAAGVALAALGWHLTGGAL, from the coding sequence ATGGGTCACGGGGGTATTCAAACAGTCATCAATATCGCCCTTTTAGCGCTCGGCGCCGGGCTTGGCGGCATGGGTCGCCTGGCCGTCACGCGGCTGGCCGCCCGGCATCTGGCAATGGATTTCCCCTGGGGGACGCTGGCGGTCAATGCAAGCGGCGCCCTGGTTGCCGGGGCGCTTCTAGGCCATTACGGTTTCGCGCCGCTGTCGAACTCCCCGGTCGGGCTTTTGCTGATCGGCGGGCTGCTCGGCGGCTACACCACCGTCTCGTCACTTTCCCTGCAAACGCTCACGCTCTGGCAAGACCGCCAACCACGGACGGCGATCGCGTATCTGGCGGGCACGCTCGCCGCAGGCGTAGCCCTCGCCGCGCTGGGATGGCACCTAACGGGGGGGGCGTTATGA